AACCTGCTTCTCCGCTGCCAACCGTTCCCACTTTTCAACTGTTCTCACAGCTTCACGCCGGCGATCAACTGCCTGCTCTACTTTCATAGTCAGCAATTCATAAACATCCACGCCAGGAATATTCTTCTCAAGATAATCAAAAGCGCCACGCCGCATACACTCAACAGCATTCGCAACATTGCCGTATGCTGTAAGCACAATCACTTCCGCAAACAGATCGCGTGAAATTGCCGCCTGGAGCACTCGCAGGCCGCTCTCGGCGTCATCCATCGACATATCTGTCACAACAGCGTCAAAGGGGGTCTCAGAGAGGATTGTTCTTATCGCCCCCGCTTCATCCCCCGCCGTAGTAACGTCATAACCGGCACGCTCCAAACGACGCCTTAACGCGTTTAATATTTGTTCCTCATCATCAATCACGAGTATTCGATGCATTACCATTATTCCTTCCATTCTTGTTGCTGCGCAGTGGCAGATAAATAACGAACCGCGCACCTTCTCCAGGGGTCCCGTCTTCAACAATAACCCCTTCGTGCGCATCTACAATACCTTTTACGATGGAAAGGCCCAACCCCATTCCCTTTACTCGCGAAGAATTGAACGGATTGAAAATCCGTTTCTTGCGTTCATGAGGCACGCCTGGCCCTTGGTCTTCAACTATTATTCGGACGTAAGATCTTCCTCGCGCTAGCGCTAAATTCTCTGGTACGCCCTCCGGAGGTACTAATTCATTACTGATCTGTATGATTCCTTCTTCTTGAAAATGCAATGAATTTTCAACCAGCTCAGTAAATAGACGTTTCAACTTGGTAACATCAGCCTGAATTACAGGAAGATCTTCACAAAGATTAAGTTCCAGTTTTACATTACTACGTTTAGGATAAAACTCCTTCATTGTTTCGCGAAGAAGACACGTTATTTCCACATCTTCTTTATTTAGCTGTGTTGCCATCACAAATCCACGAAATTCGGCAAGCACACCCTCTAGCCTGGTTATACCGCGTCGAAGGCTCAACGCTAATTCTCTATACTGATCAGTGTGATCTCCCGGTTCATTCGTTAGGTACATGAGTTCATTCATATCACCACCGATAGCAAAAGCGCTGTTGCCCAAAACATGCGCTGCCTTCGCCGATAACTCACCCCAAGCAGCCATTCGTTCCGCCCTCAAAAGGCGTCCCAACATTCGGATCCCCTCTAACCCAGCGCCAAGCTGGCCCGCAATCGCGGTCAGCACTTCCTCATCCTCTTCCGTAAAAGCATTTTTGAGCCAACGATTCTCGCTCTTTCGTCTGAGGACCCGAATAACTCCAACGCATCGGTCACGCGTTAAAATCGGCACCGCAAGAAATGCCCCAATCTCTTCCATGGGCAGTTCCAAATGTCTTCCCTCCCAGCGTTGATCGTGCTGAGGGTTTTCAGCTCGGACAGACTTGAAATTAGCGACAACCCACCCCGTAAGCCCTTCACCGATCGAATAGCGAGCGATGTTCACCTTATCCAGAAGATCTCCACGCGAAGCGCGTAACACTATCTGCTCGGTAGCTTCATCAAGCAAGAAAATTGAACTTGCTTCAAAACGAAGCAGCGCCTCAGTCACTTGCATCACCTGGTCGAGCAGTGATTCCTCATCAGCGCTAATTGGCAGAGACATGCCGATTTTCACCAACGCCTGCTGGTGCTTTAAATACCTATTGAGCTGAAGATGAAGCGCAACGAGTGAAGCCAGCGATTGAAGCATCTGTACATGCTCATCATTAAAAGAATTCTTCTTATCTCGTTCAACATTCAAAACGCCGCGAACACGATTATGGGCATCGAGAACCGGCACGGCTAATTCACTTTGTGTGCGATCGGACATTGGTAAGTAATGTGAGTCCCGATTAACATCTCCAGATAAATAGGGGCGTCCAGTTGCAGCTACGAATGGGGTAATTCCCTTCCCTGAGGCATCGGTAACAACAAGTTCAAAAGTCTTCTTGTTGTCAGGCCACCCTTCACCAATAGTGCACCGGAAAAGCATCTTCCCAACCTGTTCGTCAACCAACGCAATCGCCGACCAGTTAGCCCCCGTACATCGAAGCGCTTCAGTCGCAACCGCGTGAAGCACCTTCTCCGTATCAGGCTCGTTCAATACCATCTGTGATAGGTTCTGAATGGCTGACAGAATCTGCATGCCCAAAAGTATACCTTCTCAACCAAAGCCAATCAGCCTAGTGCGTATTACGTATTTACGGATAAGGTGATAGGTGATGGGGGCCGTAAGTTGGTATTTCAGATGGCGGAAGTTAGCCTGATTCGAGGGCTGTCTTTTCAAATGCTCGAAAGGATACATCAACTTGAGTCAGTACCGAGGTGATGGATAGCCCCACTCGTGCTATGAACGGGGAAACACAAAACCAAACCGATGGGAGTGCATCTACACCCTGTCGGTATCTTGTGGTGTGGAGTTTACGACGCCAAAACAGACCCTTAAGTCGACTTTTCAATGAAAAATATATCCAAAAAAGAAAAAATGAAAATAAATATACTTATCATGGCTAATTATGTGCGGTTTCGCTTTCTCAAAGCGTATACATAATAGAACGAAAAATTGGTTTCTAAGTAAACCGCCCTAAAACATGCGAACTGAGAAACCATACACAAAGGGTTCTAAATATCATATTGGTTTCTGAACAAGAAGAGTCGATTGCTTGAGACAGGAGTCTCAGATTCCACGAAAATATTCGAATCGTGAAAGTTCTGCAATTGGCTCC
The nucleotide sequence above comes from bacterium. Encoded proteins:
- a CDS encoding response regulator translates to MHRILVIDDEEQILNALRRRLERAGYDVTTAGDEAGAIRTILSETPFDAVVTDMSMDDAESGLRVLQAAISRDLFAEVIVLTAYGNVANAVECMRRGAFDYLEKNIPGVDVYELLTMKVEQAVDRRREAVRTVEKWERLAAEKQVK
- a CDS encoding GAF domain-containing protein — translated: MQILSAIQNLSQMVLNEPDTEKVLHAVATEALRCTGANWSAIALVDEQVGKMLFRCTIGEGWPDNKKTFELVVTDASGKGITPFVAATGRPYLSGDVNRDSHYLPMSDRTQSELAVPVLDAHNRVRGVLNVERDKKNSFNDEHVQMLQSLASLVALHLQLNRYLKHQQALVKIGMSLPISADEESLLDQVMQVTEALLRFEASSIFLLDEATEQIVLRASRGDLLDKVNIARYSIGEGLTGWVVANFKSVRAENPQHDQRWEGRHLELPMEEIGAFLAVPILTRDRCVGVIRVLRRKSENRWLKNAFTEEDEEVLTAIAGQLGAGLEGIRMLGRLLRAERMAAWGELSAKAAHVLGNSAFAIGGDMNELMYLTNEPGDHTDQYRELALSLRRGITRLEGVLAEFRGFVMATQLNKEDVEITCLLRETMKEFYPKRSNVKLELNLCEDLPVIQADVTKLKRLFTELVENSLHFQEEGIIQISNELVPPEGVPENLALARGRSYVRIIVEDQGPGVPHERKKRIFNPFNSSRVKGMGLGLSIVKGIVDAHEGVIVEDGTPGEGARFVIYLPLRSNKNGRNNGNASNTRD